In Panulirus ornatus isolate Po-2019 chromosome 30, ASM3632096v1, whole genome shotgun sequence, a single genomic region encodes these proteins:
- the LOC139758505 gene encoding uncharacterized protein isoform X2, with amino-acid sequence MSMGVGDSTDLITGGGGGIRVFWRSRTDFEKKLLLVLAVLSAAVVALVVAVAILGARDAAGNHNCDGSSSKSPGYWSYTDEPTEASSHHSLTSPAAGVDRFSNHMPSPADETSSPAKSSTPALQ; translated from the exons ATGTCTATGGGTGTGGGAGACAGTACTGACCTCATCACTGGAGG GGGCGGTGGGATCAGAGTCTTCTGGAGATCGAGGACGGACTTCGAGAagaagctgctgctggtgctggcggTGCTCTCAGCTGCCGTGGTCGCTCTGGTCGTCGCTGTTGCCATCCTCGGAGCCAGAG ATGCGGCCGGGAACCATAACTGTGACGGCTCAAGCTCAAAATCGCCGGGGTACTGGAGTTACACAGACGAACCCACAGAGGCCAGcagccaccactccctcacttctCCTGCCGCAGGAGTCGACAGATTCAGCAACCATATGCCATCACCGGCAGACGAAACAAGCTCTCCAGCGAAATCGAGTACACCGGCTCTCCAGTGA
- the LOC139758505 gene encoding uncharacterized protein isoform X1 has translation MSMGVGDSTDLITGGLVCRGGGIRVFWRSRTDFEKKLLLVLAVLSAAVVALVVAVAILGARDAAGNHNCDGSSSKSPGYWSYTDEPTEASSHHSLTSPAAGVDRFSNHMPSPADETSSPAKSSTPALQ, from the exons ATGTCTATGGGTGTGGGAGACAGTACTGACCTCATCACTGGAGG TCTGGTATGCAGGGGCGGTGGGATCAGAGTCTTCTGGAGATCGAGGACGGACTTCGAGAagaagctgctgctggtgctggcggTGCTCTCAGCTGCCGTGGTCGCTCTGGTCGTCGCTGTTGCCATCCTCGGAGCCAGAG ATGCGGCCGGGAACCATAACTGTGACGGCTCAAGCTCAAAATCGCCGGGGTACTGGAGTTACACAGACGAACCCACAGAGGCCAGcagccaccactccctcacttctCCTGCCGCAGGAGTCGACAGATTCAGCAACCATATGCCATCACCGGCAGACGAAACAAGCTCTCCAGCGAAATCGAGTACACCGGCTCTCCAGTGA